From one Novosphingobium sp. genomic stretch:
- the coxB gene encoding cytochrome c oxidase subunit II — protein sequence MTLGDFLHATRRGMRRAVSGLTLLSFAAIAHAEGAGRLAVAPGGYTPMKPTPGKGMPVDGGITFQQQYSPNGDYALWMHDSFLLPIVIAVSVFVLALLVWVVIRYNRRANPVPSKTSHNTLLEVVWTGVPILILLVVFVPSMKLLARQYKAPPANALTIKATGNQWYWSYSYPDNGGFEVISNMLPDEEAKKRGEPPQLAADNRMVVPAGEPIHLQTIGADVIHSFAVPSLWFKLDAVPGRINEKVLFVKEPGVYYGQCSELCGARHGYMPIVVEALDRPHYNAWVMTHAGAKVDGAPVAAPAADVTPAAATAPAADSAADAASSSGSAA from the coding sequence ATGACATTGGGAGACTTCCTCCACGCCACGCGGCGTGGAATGCGCCGGGCTGTATCTGGCCTGACGCTCTTATCGTTTGCCGCAATCGCCCATGCCGAAGGCGCGGGGCGACTCGCCGTTGCGCCTGGCGGCTACACGCCGATGAAGCCCACGCCGGGCAAGGGCATGCCGGTCGACGGCGGCATCACCTTCCAGCAGCAATATTCGCCCAATGGCGACTATGCCCTGTGGATGCATGACAGCTTCCTGCTGCCCATCGTCATCGCGGTGAGCGTCTTCGTGCTGGCGCTGCTGGTCTGGGTGGTGATCCGCTACAACCGCCGCGCCAATCCGGTGCCCTCGAAGACCAGCCACAACACCTTGCTCGAAGTGGTGTGGACCGGCGTGCCGATCCTGATCCTGCTGGTGGTCTTCGTCCCCTCGATGAAGCTGCTGGCCCGCCAGTACAAGGCGCCGCCCGCCAATGCGCTGACCATCAAGGCGACCGGCAACCAGTGGTACTGGTCCTATTCCTATCCCGACAATGGCGGCTTCGAGGTGATCAGCAACATGCTGCCCGACGAGGAAGCCAAGAAGCGCGGCGAACCGCCGCAGCTTGCCGCCGACAACCGCATGGTCGTCCCCGCCGGAGAGCCGATCCATCTGCAGACCATCGGCGCGGATGTGATCCACTCCTTCGCGGTGCCCTCGCTGTGGTTCAAGCTGGACGCGGTGCCGGGGCGCATCAATGAAAAGGTGCTCTTCGTGAAGGAGCCGGGCGTCTATTACGGCCAGTGCTCCGAACTGTGCGGCGCGCGCCATGGCTATATGCCCATCGTGGTCGAAGCGCTGGACCGCCCGCATTACAACGCCTGGGTGATGACCCATGCGGGCGCCAAGGTGGATGGCGCGCCTGTGGCGGCTCCTGCCGCTGACGTGACGCCCGCTGCCGCGACCGCTCCCGCCGCCGATTCGGCTGCGGATGCCGCCTCTTCCTCGGGCTCCGCTGCCTGA
- a CDS encoding YbjN domain-containing protein, which translates to MVTRTVQDDLPRHEDSAPVEMLAALFEARGWTYDFVSDDEITGEVQGSWATYQLRGIWRSEDNVLQMLCLPDIRVPDDKKPAMFEVVSLINEQLWLGHFDVWSNNAVLLYRHGLMLGDDGMISLGQAQMLVEVAVEECDRFYPAFQFILWGDKTPADALASALVDAAGEA; encoded by the coding sequence ATGGTGACAAGAACTGTGCAGGACGACTTGCCACGCCACGAAGATAGCGCGCCGGTGGAGATGCTGGCGGCGCTGTTCGAGGCGCGCGGCTGGACCTATGATTTCGTCAGCGATGACGAGATCACGGGCGAGGTGCAGGGCAGCTGGGCCACCTATCAGTTGCGCGGGATCTGGCGCAGCGAGGACAATGTCCTCCAGATGCTGTGCCTGCCAGACATCCGCGTGCCCGATGACAAGAAACCCGCCATGTTCGAGGTGGTCAGCCTGATCAACGAGCAGCTGTGGCTGGGGCATTTCGATGTGTGGTCGAACAATGCCGTGCTGCTCTATCGCCATGGGCTGATGCTGGGCGATGATGGCATGATCAGCCTGGGGCAGGCGCAGATGCTGGTGGAAGTGGCGGTGGAGGAATGCGACCGCTTCTATCCCGCCTTCCAGTTCATTCTCTGGGGCGACAAGACCCCCGCCGACGCGCTGGCCAGCGCCTTGGTCGATGCTGCCGGAGAGGCCTGA
- the lepB gene encoding signal peptidase I, translated as MTTTTPLIETPTITETRPDAPQQPEQAREKFNWLAEIRGLAAMLLAVLAFHSFVAKPFYIPSGSMLPGLWVGDHLVVNKFAYGWNWSSPSFHILPRGDWRILGRTPEYGDVVIVVPRGRTEDYIKRVVALPGDRIAIVNGQIVLNGKPVPQAVQPPVELPIDAMRSAEDPFPCDGWGLVRKPSGQEVCEIPALRETMPNGASYTVLDYTDKATDHVAEIKVPEGHVFLMGDNRDNSADSRVPLEENGLGGPVPLSDVGGRAEFITHSFNGTGSWNPLSWIRGLRKGRAWHSLRPPIEPAANKVAAVNKVAAR; from the coding sequence ATGACCACCACAACGCCCCTGATCGAGACCCCCACGATCACCGAAACCCGGCCCGATGCCCCGCAGCAGCCCGAACAGGCGCGTGAAAAATTCAACTGGCTGGCCGAGATTCGCGGGCTGGCGGCGATGCTGCTGGCGGTGCTGGCCTTCCACAGCTTCGTGGCCAAACCTTTCTACATTCCTTCGGGCTCGATGCTGCCCGGCCTGTGGGTGGGTGACCATCTGGTGGTCAACAAATTCGCCTATGGCTGGAACTGGTCCTCGCCCAGCTTCCATATCCTGCCGCGTGGGGACTGGCGCATTCTGGGCCGCACGCCCGAATATGGCGATGTGGTGATCGTGGTGCCGCGTGGCCGCACCGAGGATTACATCAAGCGCGTGGTCGCCCTGCCCGGCGACCGCATCGCCATCGTCAACGGCCAGATCGTGCTGAACGGCAAGCCGGTGCCTCAGGCCGTGCAGCCCCCGGTGGAGCTGCCCATCGACGCCATGCGCTCGGCCGAGGATCCCTTCCCCTGCGACGGCTGGGGGCTGGTGCGCAAGCCTTCTGGTCAGGAGGTCTGCGAGATCCCCGCCCTGCGTGAAACCATGCCCAATGGCGCCAGCTACACCGTGCTGGATTACACCGACAAGGCCACCGACCATGTCGCGGAAATCAAGGTGCCCGAAGGCCATGTCTTCCTGATGGGCGACAACCGCGACAATTCCGCCGACAGCCGCGTGCCGCTGGAAGAAAACGGCCTTGGCGGGCCGGTGCCGCTCTCCGACGTGGGCGGGCGCGCCGAATTCATCACCCATTCCTTCAACGGCACGGGCTCGTGGAATCCGCTGAGCTGGATCAGGGGTCTGCGCAAGGGCCGTGCCTGGCACAGCCTGCGCCCTCCCATCGAGCCTGCCGCCAACAAGGTGGCCGCAGTGAACAAAGTCGCCGCTCGCTGA
- a CDS encoding Bax inhibitor-1/YccA family protein, whose product MAIWNDPQPSQTGFGASSRMNAGFSARSQTLDVGLRKHMLSIYNYMTSAVILSGIVALVLSQLVLARNPIAFALLGTPLRYVVMLAPLGFVMAMNFGLGRMKASTLKMLFWAFAFAMGLSLASILLVYTGTSVALTFFATAGAFAGLSLVGYTTKKDLSGFGSFLIMGLFGLIIASLVGMFFHVPGLAMAISVLGVLIFAGLTAYDTQRLKTMYVQVAGTEYEEKIAVMGALTLYLDFINMFQFLLSFMGDRR is encoded by the coding sequence ATGGCCATCTGGAATGACCCCCAGCCCTCGCAGACGGGCTTTGGCGCGTCTTCGAGGATGAATGCCGGGTTTTCGGCGCGCTCGCAGACGCTCGACGTCGGCCTGCGTAAGCATATGCTCTCGATCTACAATTACATGACCTCGGCGGTGATCCTGTCGGGCATCGTGGCGCTGGTGCTCTCGCAGCTGGTGCTGGCGCGTAACCCCATCGCCTTCGCGCTGCTGGGTACGCCGCTGCGCTATGTCGTCATGCTGGCCCCGCTGGGCTTCGTGATGGCGATGAACTTCGGTCTGGGCCGGATGAAGGCCTCGACGCTGAAGATGCTGTTTTGGGCCTTTGCCTTTGCCATGGGCCTGTCGTTGGCCTCGATCCTGCTGGTCTACACCGGCACCTCGGTGGCGCTGACCTTCTTTGCCACGGCGGGCGCCTTTGCCGGCCTGAGCCTGGTGGGTTACACCACCAAGAAGGATCTGTCGGGCTTCGGCAGCTTCCTGATCATGGGTCTGTTCGGCCTGATCATCGCTTCGCTGGTAGGCATGTTCTTCCACGTTCCGGGTCTGGCCATGGCCATCTCGGTGCTGGGCGTGCTGATCTTCGCTGGCCTGACCGCCTATGACACGCAGCGTCTCAAGACGATGTACGTCCAGGTCGCGGGCACCGAATATGAAGAGAAGATCGCGGTGATGGGCGCGCTGACGCTCTACCTCGACTTCATCAACATGTTCCAGTTCCTGCTCAGCTTCATGGGCGACCGTCGTTAA
- the acpS gene encoding holo-ACP synthase, giving the protein MIIAIGSDLCSIERIEAALSRHGDRFEARVFTETERAHANTRPFTRTGTLAKRFAAKEACAKALGTGFAEGVFMKDIGVVNAPSGAPTLRLIGGAAERLAAITPEGHEAFIHLTLTDDAPFAQAFVVIEARPLATPQSPPVTS; this is encoded by the coding sequence ATGATCATCGCCATCGGGTCCGACCTGTGCAGCATCGAGCGGATCGAGGCGGCGCTCTCGCGCCATGGCGACCGTTTCGAGGCGCGCGTCTTCACCGAGACCGAGCGTGCCCATGCCAACACCCGCCCCTTCACCCGCACCGGCACGCTGGCCAAGCGATTCGCGGCCAAGGAAGCCTGCGCCAAGGCGCTGGGCACCGGCTTTGCCGAGGGCGTGTTCATGAAGGACATCGGCGTGGTCAATGCGCCGAGCGGCGCGCCCACGCTGCGCCTCATCGGCGGCGCGGCGGAACGTCTGGCGGCGATCACGCCCGAGGGGCATGAAGCCTTCATCCATCTGACGCTAACCGACGACGCCCCCTTCGCCCAGGCCTTTGTGGTGATCGAGGCCCGTCCGCTGGCAACACCCCAATCCCCTCCCGTCACGTCGTGA
- the ruvX gene encoding Holliday junction resolvase RuvX gives MRDWLPDGGGLIGLDLGTQTIGTAFCDPDWRIASPGKTIARGKFSVDKALITALITERSIKGIVIGLPLNMDGSEGPRAQSARAYARNLAVLELPILLWDERWSTTSAERGLIEQDFSRAKRKERIDSAAAAVILQAACDALAGGMRW, from the coding sequence ATGCGCGACTGGCTGCCCGACGGCGGTGGCCTGATTGGCCTCGACCTGGGCACCCAGACCATCGGCACCGCCTTCTGCGACCCCGACTGGCGCATCGCCTCCCCCGGCAAGACCATCGCGCGGGGCAAGTTCTCCGTCGACAAGGCGCTGATCACCGCGCTGATCACCGAGCGCTCGATCAAGGGCATCGTCATCGGCCTGCCGCTGAATATGGACGGCTCCGAAGGCCCCCGCGCGCAGTCGGCCCGCGCCTATGCCCGCAATCTGGCGGTGCTGGAACTGCCCATCCTGCTGTGGGACGAGCGCTGGTCCACCACCAGCGCCGAACGCGGGCTGATCGAACAGGACTTCAGCCGCGCCAAGCGCAAGGAACGCATCGATTCGGCAGCAGCGGCGGTGATTCTTCAGGCAGCGTGTGATGCGCTGGCTGGCGGGATGCGGTGGTGA
- the pyrE gene encoding orotate phosphoribosyltransferase: MTEDEVLAEFRASNALLEGHFLLSSGRHSAHYLQCARVLMDPMRASRLAMAIAQKIPRELRKDINCVVSPAMGGVIIGHEMGRALGVEAMFVERPTGTFELRRGFALNPGDKVLIVEDVVTTGLSSREAIKAIEEAGGQVIAGAALVDRSAGQADLGVPFFPLIELNFPTWAPDEIPPELATIPAIKPGSRAKP, translated from the coding sequence ATGACCGAAGACGAGGTGCTGGCAGAATTCAGGGCAAGCAACGCCCTGCTGGAAGGGCATTTTCTCCTCTCATCCGGGCGCCACAGCGCCCATTATCTGCAATGCGCCCGCGTGCTGATGGACCCGATGCGCGCCAGCCGTCTGGCCATGGCCATCGCCCAGAAGATCCCGCGCGAACTGCGCAAGGATATCAATTGCGTGGTCAGCCCCGCGATGGGCGGCGTGATCATCGGTCATGAGATGGGCCGCGCGCTGGGCGTCGAGGCGATGTTCGTCGAACGCCCGACCGGTACTTTCGAACTACGCCGCGGCTTTGCCCTCAATCCGGGCGACAAGGTGCTGATCGTGGAAGACGTGGTCACCACCGGCCTCTCCAGCCGCGAAGCCATCAAGGCCATCGAGGAAGCCGGCGGTCAGGTGATCGCCGGTGCCGCTCTGGTCGACCGCAGCGCGGGTCAGGCGGATCTGGGCGTGCCCTTCTTCCCGCTGATCGAGTTGAACTTCCCGACCTGGGCGCCCGATGAGATCCCGCCCGAACTGGCCACCATCCCCGCCATCAAGCCGGGCAGCCGCGCCAAGCCGTAA
- a CDS encoding AI-2E family transporter, producing MTDPAPSAETPMQEEVLIEEAQTRKHDRKPGPTDIADPQVRAEARRAFIWLGIAALMALSVVLAQPLIVVFGGIVFGAMIDGGARLLGKVLPIPRIWRVVLVLLFAVAFLLSVIAYAGSQIAAQAAALPATLTAQTFKILHWADQHGIQINTRMRQTLTERALGGINELPGLLGGFIGGATTLFLILVLGIYFAVDPAPYQRGLAWMLPRESRPAFNAMFQAMGHTLRRLLFGRLIGMTVEGVTIGLALQLGGVPMATLLGLLSGMLAFLPNIGAPISGLLMVLVGFSGGPSMGLYCIAVYVVVQGIDGNVIVPMVAKKTADLAPALVLGMQLVMGALFGIIGLALADPMLAMIKVLLERLAARREAVQDEPATT from the coding sequence GTGACTGACCCAGCCCCCAGCGCCGAGACCCCGATGCAGGAAGAGGTCCTCATCGAAGAGGCGCAGACCCGCAAGCATGATCGCAAGCCGGGGCCGACCGACATCGCCGACCCGCAGGTCCGCGCCGAGGCCCGCCGCGCCTTCATCTGGCTGGGCATTGCCGCGCTGATGGCCTTGAGCGTGGTGCTGGCGCAGCCGCTGATCGTGGTGTTCGGCGGCATCGTCTTCGGCGCGATGATCGATGGTGGCGCGCGCCTGCTGGGCAAGGTGCTGCCCATCCCGCGCATCTGGCGCGTGGTGCTGGTGCTGCTGTTTGCCGTGGCCTTCCTGCTTTCCGTTATCGCCTATGCCGGCAGCCAGATCGCCGCGCAGGCGGCCGCCCTGCCCGCCACGCTGACGGCGCAAACTTTCAAGATCCTGCACTGGGCCGATCAGCACGGCATCCAGATCAACACCCGCATGCGCCAGACGCTGACCGAGCGCGCGCTGGGCGGCATCAACGAGCTGCCCGGCCTGCTGGGCGGCTTTATCGGCGGGGCAACCACCCTGTTCCTGATTTTGGTGCTGGGCATCTATTTCGCGGTCGATCCCGCGCCCTATCAGCGGGGCCTGGCCTGGATGCTGCCGCGCGAAAGCCGCCCGGCCTTCAACGCCATGTTTCAGGCTATGGGCCATACGCTGCGCCGCCTGCTGTTCGGCCGCCTGATCGGCATGACGGTGGAAGGCGTGACCATCGGCCTGGCCCTGCAACTGGGGGGCGTGCCGATGGCCACCCTGCTCGGCCTGCTGTCGGGCATGCTCGCCTTCCTGCCCAACATCGGCGCGCCGATCTCCGGCCTGCTGATGGTGCTGGTGGGCTTTTCGGGCGGGCCTTCCATGGGGCTTTACTGCATCGCGGTCTATGTCGTGGTGCAGGGCATCGACGGCAATGTCATCGTGCCGATGGTGGCCAAGAAAACCGCCGATCTGGCGCCCGCTCTGGTGCTGGGCATGCAGTTGGTGATGGGGGCGCTCTTCGGCATCATCGGTTTGGCACTGGCCGATCCGATGCTGGCGATGATCAAGGTGCTGCTGGAAAGGCTGGCGGCGCGCCGCGAAGCCGTGCAGGATGAACCCGCAACCACCTGA
- the obgE gene encoding GTPase ObgE, with translation MHFLDQAKIYIRSGSGGPGAVAFRREKYVEYGGPNGGDGGKGGDIIFEAIAGLNTLIDFRYTQHFKAQRGMGGQGTNRTGAGGQDLVIKVPIGTQVLDDDRETVLLDLTEAGQQVMLLRGGDGGRGNASFKSSTNRAPRQHGPGWPGEEMWVWLRLKLLADVGLVGLPNAGKSTFINQISNTKAKVGDYAFTTLRPQLGVVRHKAREFVVADIPGLIAGAAEGAGVGDRFLGHIERCRVLVHLIDIAGKEPVEAMRIVEEELAAYGEGLDEKPRLVALNKIDQADSELAQAYAAELIEAGADRVFPISGATGAGFDALLDAVISYLPAATVTERPTGEREEAEDKPWSPLD, from the coding sequence ATGCATTTTCTCGACCAGGCCAAGATTTACATCCGCTCAGGCAGCGGTGGCCCCGGTGCGGTGGCCTTCCGGCGCGAGAAATACGTCGAATACGGCGGCCCCAACGGCGGTGACGGCGGCAAGGGCGGCGACATCATTTTCGAGGCCATTGCTGGCCTCAACACGCTGATCGACTTCCGCTACACCCAGCATTTCAAGGCCCAGCGCGGCATGGGCGGGCAGGGCACCAACCGCACCGGCGCGGGCGGGCAGGATCTGGTGATCAAGGTTCCCATCGGCACGCAGGTGCTCGATGACGACCGCGAGACGGTGCTGCTCGACCTGACCGAGGCGGGCCAGCAGGTCATGCTGCTGCGCGGCGGCGATGGCGGCCGCGGCAACGCCAGCTTCAAGTCCTCCACCAACCGCGCCCCGCGCCAGCACGGCCCCGGTTGGCCCGGCGAGGAGATGTGGGTGTGGCTGCGCCTCAAGCTGCTGGCGGACGTCGGCCTTGTCGGCCTGCCCAATGCGGGCAAGTCGACCTTCATCAACCAGATCTCGAACACCAAGGCCAAGGTCGGCGATTACGCCTTCACCACGCTGCGCCCGCAGCTCGGCGTGGTGCGCCACAAGGCCCGCGAATTCGTCGTGGCCGACATCCCCGGCCTGATCGCCGGTGCCGCTGAAGGCGCGGGCGTGGGCGACCGCTTCCTGGGCCATATCGAGCGCTGCCGCGTGCTGGTCCATCTGATCGACATCGCCGGCAAGGAGCCTGTCGAGGCGATGCGGATCGTCGAGGAAGAGCTGGCCGCTTACGGCGAAGGCCTGGATGAAAAGCCCCGTCTGGTTGCGCTGAACAAGATCGATCAGGCCGACAGCGAGCTGGCTCAGGCCTATGCCGCCGAGCTGATCGAAGCCGGTGCCGACCGCGTGTTCCCGATTTCGGGCGCGACCGGGGCGGGGTTCGATGCTCTGCTGGATGCGGTGATCTCCTATCTGCCCGCCGCGACCGTGACCGAGCGTCCGACCGGTGAGCGGGAAGAGGCTGAGGACAAGCCCTGGTCGCCTTTGGATTAA
- a CDS encoding DUF3089 domain-containing protein: MSRKLIYVAIFAGLLVIAGLFGMRYWAQELSQFAFVPPVPFTPPAPARADDYHDPARWISHGDGTPGDPAHWLPAGVAPAPNRLPVLVFFVPPTSEFDKLRWNAAPDDTLANARADLFTRGLASPFNDAAQLWAPRYRQATFGAFLTEKPEGKRSLNAAYGDVLAAFDSFIAQSNPNLPIVLVGHSQGSFHLMRLMKERVAGRPLAARIAAAYIAGWPVSLQHDLPLMGLPACTAPGQSGCILSWQSFADPADTTMVRHAYARFPGLDGQNRGGTPFLCTNPLTGRQSTDPAPPTANLGTLVPDATMTGARLVPGLVPARCGPDGFLMIGPGPKMGPFVAPGNNYHVYDIPLFWANLRADFIARTSAWHGLRARQAPTGGSHP; encoded by the coding sequence TTGAGCAGGAAGCTTATCTATGTCGCGATCTTTGCAGGTCTGCTGGTGATCGCAGGGCTTTTCGGCATGCGCTATTGGGCGCAGGAGCTGTCGCAATTCGCCTTCGTGCCCCCGGTGCCCTTCACCCCGCCCGCCCCGGCCCGTGCCGACGACTATCACGACCCCGCCCGCTGGATCTCCCATGGCGATGGCACGCCCGGCGACCCTGCACACTGGCTGCCCGCTGGCGTGGCACCTGCTCCCAACCGCCTGCCGGTGCTGGTGTTCTTCGTCCCCCCCACCAGCGAGTTCGACAAATTACGCTGGAACGCCGCCCCCGACGACACGCTGGCCAATGCCCGCGCCGACCTCTTCACGCGCGGCCTCGCCAGCCCTTTCAACGATGCGGCGCAGCTCTGGGCGCCGCGCTATCGGCAGGCCACCTTCGGCGCCTTCCTCACCGAAAAGCCCGAGGGCAAGCGCTCGCTGAACGCCGCCTATGGCGATGTGCTGGCCGCCTTCGATTCCTTCATCGCCCAGAGCAACCCCAACCTGCCCATCGTGCTGGTCGGCCACAGTCAGGGCTCCTTCCACCTGATGCGCCTGATGAAGGAGCGCGTCGCGGGCCGCCCGCTGGCCGCCCGCATCGCCGCCGCCTATATCGCCGGCTGGCCCGTCAGCCTGCAGCACGACCTGCCGCTGATGGGCCTGCCCGCCTGCACCGCCCCCGGCCAGTCCGGCTGCATCCTGAGCTGGCAGAGCTTTGCCGACCCCGCCGACACCACCATGGTCCGCCACGCCTATGCCCGCTTTCCGGGGCTCGACGGGCAGAACCGGGGCGGCACACCCTTCCTTTGCACCAATCCGCTAACCGGCCGCCAGAGCACCGATCCCGCCCCGCCCACCGCCAACCTCGGCACGCTGGTGCCCGACGCCACCATGACCGGCGCGCGGCTGGTGCCCGGCCTGGTGCCCGCGCGCTGTGGCCCCGATGGCTTTCTGATGATCGGTCCCGGACCGAAAATGGGCCCCTTCGTGGCGCCCGGCAACAATTACCACGTCTATGACATCCCCCTGTTCTGGGCCAATCTGCGCGCCGATTTCATCGCCCGCACCAGCGCATGGCACGGCCTGCGCGCCCGTCAGGCCCCCACCGGAGGCTCCCACCCGTGA
- a CDS encoding NAD(P)-dependent oxidoreductase, translating to MIETLPLFHRLTGQPVIVLGEGDAAEPKRRLVERAGGIIHDDIAQGLSAGARLAFIAHTDRSKAEDDAEKLRQAGVLVNVVDQPDLCDFTVPSILDRSPVLVAVGTGGASAGLAKALRLRLEQILPPGLGALARALGEARGALRNRFPDVGERRRALDGALAAGGVLDPLSADASAVAGWLADPAAGAVAGVVEIRLRSDDPDDLTLREARLLGSADVVCHEPDVPVAVLDRARADALRQAIAPGEVPQGSAGLWLVLRS from the coding sequence ATGATCGAGACCCTCCCGCTGTTCCACCGCCTGACCGGCCAACCCGTCATCGTTCTGGGCGAGGGCGACGCTGCCGAACCCAAACGCCGCCTTGTCGAGCGCGCGGGCGGCATCATCCATGACGACATCGCACAGGGTCTTTCCGCAGGCGCGCGCCTCGCCTTCATCGCCCATACCGACCGCTCAAAAGCCGAGGATGACGCTGAAAAGCTCCGTCAGGCCGGTGTGCTGGTCAATGTGGTGGACCAGCCCGACCTTTGTGATTTCACCGTCCCCTCGATTCTCGACCGTTCTCCGGTTCTCGTGGCCGTGGGCACGGGTGGGGCCTCAGCAGGGCTTGCCAAGGCGCTGCGCTTGCGGCTCGAGCAGATCCTGCCGCCGGGGCTGGGGGCTCTGGCGCGGGCGCTGGGCGAGGCTCGCGGGGCCTTGCGCAACCGCTTCCCCGATGTGGGTGAAAGACGCCGGGCGCTGGATGGTGCTCTGGCGGCAGGTGGTGTGCTTGATCCGCTCAGCGCCGATGCTTCGGCGGTGGCGGGCTGGCTTGCCGATCCGGCGGCGGGGGCGGTCGCTGGTGTCGTGGAAATCCGCCTGCGCTCGGACGATCCGGATGATCTGACCCTGCGTGAGGCACGTCTGCTGGGCAGCGCGGATGTGGTCTGCCACGAGCCGGATGTTCCCGTGGCTGTGCTGGATCGCGCGCGGGCGGATGCGTTGCGACAGGCGATCGCGCCGGGCGAGGTGCCTCAAGGCAGTGCCGGGTTGTGGCTGGTTTTAAGAAGCTAA
- the proC gene encoding pyrroline-5-carboxylate reductase — translation MSFPEKILIIGCGNMGGAMLAGWLRGGVAAGSFTVVDPKLEAAPEGVRLLRTLPEGEVFDLMLLGVKPQMLDDVAGQLTALAGAGTVVLSILAGAELASLSTRFPDARGIVRVMPNLAAALGKSPMGVAAQGLSEDEKAGITSFLTHLGTPEWVGEDLFHAVTALAGSGPAFVYRIIDALATGGVALGLDPDQALRLAKSMVQGAADLAMVSPYDPGELARRVASPGGVTQAGLDVLDADGAALALMQATLDAAEKRSVEMAEAAR, via the coding sequence ATGAGTTTTCCTGAAAAGATCCTGATCATCGGCTGCGGCAATATGGGCGGCGCCATGCTGGCCGGATGGCTGCGCGGCGGCGTGGCGGCAGGCAGCTTTACCGTGGTCGATCCCAAGCTGGAGGCCGCGCCCGAGGGCGTGCGCCTGCTGCGCACCCTGCCCGAGGGCGAGGTTTTCGACCTGATGCTGCTGGGCGTGAAGCCGCAGATGCTCGACGATGTCGCTGGGCAACTGACCGCGCTGGCCGGGGCAGGGACCGTGGTGCTCTCGATTCTGGCGGGTGCCGAACTGGCCAGCCTGTCGACGCGTTTCCCCGATGCCAGGGGCATTGTGCGGGTGATGCCCAATCTGGCCGCCGCTCTGGGCAAGAGCCCGATGGGCGTGGCCGCCCAGGGCCTGTCGGAGGATGAGAAGGCCGGGATCACCAGCTTCCTCACCCATCTCGGCACGCCGGAATGGGTGGGCGAGGATCTGTTCCATGCCGTGACCGCGCTGGCCGGTTCCGGCCCGGCCTTTGTCTATCGCATCATCGATGCGCTGGCGACGGGCGGCGTGGCGCTGGGGCTCGATCCCGATCAGGCGCTGCGTCTGGCCAAGTCGATGGTGCAGGGCGCGGCCGATCTGGCGATGGTCTCGCCCTATGATCCGGGCGAGCTGGCGCGCCGCGTTGCCAGCCCCGGCGGCGTGACCCAGGCCGGGCTCGATGTGCTCGATGCCGATGGCGCCGCGCTGGCGCTGATGCAGGCCACGCTGGACGCCGCCGAAAAGCGCAGTGTCGAAATGGCTGAAGCCGCTCGATAA
- a CDS encoding pyridoxine 5'-phosphate synthase has translation MNQPAHPLAPHRLRLGVNIDHVATIRNARGGEHPDPVRAAQIVAAVGGDGITAHLREDRRHIRDEDLSRIQAATNLPLNLEMAATDEMLAIALRHKPHAACIVPERREERTTEGGLDAAGQHNRLAPIVGRLLDAGIRVSLFIAPEARQIEAAMRLGAPVVELHTGEYAHAEGEAVAVELRRLADMAALAARNGIEPHAGHGLTYDNVQPIAAIPQIAELNIGHYLIGEAIFTGLDPAVRRMRELMDEARG, from the coding sequence ATGAACCAGCCAGCCCACCCCCTCGCTCCCCATCGCCTGCGCCTGGGGGTGAACATCGATCATGTCGCCACCATCCGCAACGCGCGCGGTGGCGAGCATCCCGATCCCGTCCGTGCGGCGCAGATCGTGGCGGCGGTGGGCGGCGATGGCATCACGGCCCATCTGCGCGAGGACCGGCGCCATATCCGCGACGAGGATCTCTCGCGCATTCAGGCGGCGACCAATCTGCCGCTGAACCTCGAAATGGCCGCGACGGACGAGATGCTGGCCATCGCCCTGCGCCACAAGCCGCATGCCGCCTGCATCGTGCCCGAACGCCGCGAAGAGCGCACCACCGAGGGCGGTCTGGATGCAGCCGGACAGCACAACCGCCTCGCCCCCATCGTCGGGCGCTTGCTCGATGCGGGGATTCGCGTCAGCCTGTTCATCGCGCCCGAGGCGCGGCAGATCGAGGCGGCGATGCGTCTGGGCGCTCCGGTGGTGGAACTGCACACCGGCGAATATGCCCATGCCGAGGGCGAGGCCGTCGCGGTGGAGCTGCGCCGCCTGGCCGATATGGCCGCTCTGGCCGCGCGCAACGGCATCGAGCCGCATGCCGGGCACGGCCTGACCTATGACAATGTGCAGCCCATTGCCGCCATCCCGCAGATCGCCGAACTCAACATCGGCCATTATCTGATCGGCGAGGCGATCTTCACCGGGCTCGACCCGGCGGTGCGCCGCATGCGCGAGCTGATGGACGAGGCACGGGGCTGA